A region of Caloranaerobacter sp. TR13 DNA encodes the following proteins:
- a CDS encoding heavy metal translocating P-type ATPase → MREAMLKINGMTCASCAKAIEKSVNKLNGVEAANVNFATEKLKVKFDESKVSISDIKNAVKDAGYSADEEVDVREVIIPIGGMTCASCAKAIEKEINKLEGVKQVSVNFATERASVKYDPYKTRISDIKTAIKKAGYEALEIETQTEDVEKQRRIKEMNTLWRKFVTSAIFTVPLLYIAMGHLIGLPLPKVIDPSINPLNFVLVQFLLTIPIVIAGNKFYTVGFKALIRKNPNMDSLIAIGTSAAILYGIYGIYEIIQGNVQYAQDIYFETAGVIITLILLGKYLESVTKGKTSEAIKKLMGLQPKTATVIQDGKEKTIPIEEVEVGDIILVKPGEKIAVDGIVIEGHTSVDESMLTGESMPVEKNVGDKVIGATLNKNGTIKFKATKVGKDTALAQIIKLVEDAQGSKAPIAKLADVISGYFVPIVIVIAILSGLAWYISGATPVFALTIFIAVLVIACPCALGLATPTAIMVGTGKGAEYGVLIKGGEPLETAHKIDTIVFDKTGTITKGKPAVTDIITIDGFDKDELLVIAASAEKGSEHPLGEAIVKKAEEKELQLKKIEKFQAIPGHGIEVTIEGKDILLGNKKLMNDRNIEITLQEESDRLANEGKTPMFVAINNKLVGIIAVADVVKESSVEAIKKLHSMGIEVAMITGDNRRTAEAIARQVGIDIVLAEVLPQDKANEVKKLQEKGKKVAMVGDGINDAPALAQADVGIAIGSGTDVAMESADIVLMKSDLMDVVTAIQLSKATIRNIKQNLFWAFAYNAAGIPIAAGLLYIFGGPKLNPMFAAAAMSLSSVSVLSNALRLKGFKPAKNK, encoded by the coding sequence ATGAGAGAAGCAATGCTAAAAATTAATGGTATGACTTGTGCATCATGCGCAAAAGCTATTGAAAAAAGCGTAAATAAACTTAATGGGGTAGAAGCTGCTAACGTAAATTTTGCTACAGAAAAGTTAAAAGTTAAATTTGATGAATCAAAAGTTAGTATAAGTGATATAAAAAATGCGGTAAAAGATGCAGGATATAGTGCAGATGAAGAAGTAGATGTTAGAGAAGTTATAATACCAATTGGTGGTATGACTTGTGCTTCCTGTGCAAAGGCTATTGAAAAAGAAATAAACAAATTAGAAGGAGTAAAACAAGTAAGTGTAAATTTTGCTACAGAAAGAGCTAGTGTTAAATATGATCCTTATAAAACAAGGATTTCTGATATAAAAACAGCTATAAAGAAAGCTGGTTACGAAGCACTTGAGATTGAAACACAAACTGAAGATGTAGAGAAACAACGCAGAATAAAAGAAATGAATACACTTTGGAGAAAATTTGTAACATCAGCTATATTTACAGTACCACTTTTATACATAGCGATGGGACATCTAATAGGACTACCATTACCAAAAGTAATTGATCCATCTATAAATCCATTAAACTTTGTATTAGTACAGTTTTTATTAACAATTCCAATAGTTATAGCTGGTAATAAGTTTTACACAGTAGGTTTTAAAGCATTAATTAGAAAGAATCCTAACATGGATTCACTAATAGCTATTGGTACATCTGCAGCAATTTTATATGGAATATATGGTATATATGAGATTATACAAGGAAATGTACAATATGCACAAGATATATATTTTGAAACTGCAGGAGTAATTATTACACTTATATTATTAGGTAAATATTTAGAATCTGTTACAAAAGGTAAGACTTCTGAAGCGATTAAGAAATTGATGGGATTACAACCAAAGACTGCTACAGTAATACAAGATGGAAAAGAAAAAACTATACCTATAGAAGAAGTTGAAGTTGGGGACATTATCTTAGTAAAACCTGGTGAAAAGATAGCAGTTGATGGAATTGTTATAGAAGGACATACATCAGTAGATGAATCGATGCTTACTGGTGAAAGTATGCCAGTTGAAAAAAATGTCGGAGATAAGGTAATAGGTGCAACTTTAAATAAAAATGGAACAATTAAATTTAAAGCTACAAAGGTTGGTAAAGATACTGCATTGGCTCAAATAATAAAACTTGTTGAAGACGCACAAGGTTCAAAAGCTCCAATAGCGAAGTTGGCAGATGTTATTTCAGGATATTTTGTACCTATTGTAATTGTAATAGCAATTTTATCAGGTTTGGCATGGTATATATCAGGTGCAACACCTGTGTTCGCCTTAACAATTTTTATCGCAGTACTAGTTATAGCATGCCCTTGTGCACTTGGATTAGCTACACCAACAGCAATAATGGTTGGAACTGGAAAAGGCGCAGAATATGGAGTATTAATTAAAGGTGGAGAGCCATTAGAAACAGCTCATAAAATAGATACTATAGTATTTGATAAAACAGGAACTATAACAAAGGGTAAACCAGCTGTAACAGATATTATAACAATAGATGGATTTGATAAAGATGAACTATTAGTAATTGCTGCATCTGCGGAAAAAGGATCTGAGCATCCACTAGGTGAAGCAATTGTAAAAAAAGCAGAGGAAAAAGAACTACAATTGAAAAAAATAGAAAAATTCCAAGCTATACCAGGACATGGTATAGAAGTTACGATAGAAGGTAAAGACATACTTTTAGGAAATAAAAAACTAATGAATGATAGAAATATTGAAATAACTCTTCAAGAAGAGTCTGACAGACTTGCAAATGAAGGTAAGACACCAATGTTTGTTGCTATTAATAATAAACTAGTTGGTATCATAGCAGTAGCAGACGTAGTGAAGGAAAGTAGTGTAGAAGCCATTAAGAAACTTCATAGTATGGGAATAGAAGTAGCAATGATTACTGGTGATAATAGAAGAACAGCTGAAGCTATAGCTAGACAAGTAGGAATAGATATAGTTTTAGCTGAGGTTTTACCACAAGATAAGGCTAATGAAGTTAAAAAGCTTCAAGAAAAAGGTAAAAAAGTTGCAATGGTTGGAGATGGTATAAATGATGCTCCTGCATTAGCACAAGCTGACGTTGGTATTGCTATTGGTTCTGGTACAGATGTTGCTATGGAATCAGCAGACATAGTGTTGATGAAGAGTGACCTTATGGATGTAGTAACAGCTATTCAGCTAAGTAAAGCTACAATAAGAAATATAAAACAAAATTTATTCTGGGCATTTGCATACAATGCAGCAGGTATCCCAATAGCAGCAGGACTATTGTATATATTTGGAGGACCAAAACTAAATCCAATGTTTGCAGCAGCTGCTATGTCACTTAGTTCAGTTTCAGTATTATCAAATGCTTTAAGATTAAAAGGCTTTAAGCCAGCTAAAAATAAATAA
- a CDS encoding heavy-metal-associated domain-containing protein, producing the protein MKKTIVIEGMTCGHCAGRVKKELENVCGVKVADVDVAEKKAVVELAHEVDDSKLAKAVEEAGYKAVSIE; encoded by the coding sequence ATGAAAAAAACAATTGTTATTGAAGGAATGACTTGTGGACATTGCGCAGGTCGTGTAAAGAAAGAATTAGAAAATGTATGTGGAGTTAAAGTTGCTGATGTTGATGTTGCAGAGAAAAAGGCAGTAGTAGAGTTAGCACATGAAGTAGATGATTCTAAATTAGCAAAAGCAGTTGAAGAAGCAGGTTATAAAGCTGTATCAATAGAGTAA
- a CDS encoding YHS domain-containing protein encodes MNILLAIGFVVLMFYMMRRGGGCCGGHSHGSHTTHQHHSEHDMHKDNHNNMHALDTAKDPVCGMYVSKSNSIRKTINGHTYYFCSRECEEKFSEKKLFNNVK; translated from the coding sequence ATGAATATATTACTAGCTATAGGATTTGTAGTATTGATGTTTTATATGATGAGAAGAGGTGGAGGATGTTGTGGAGGCCACTCACATGGTAGTCATACAACACATCAGCATCATAGTGAACACGACATGCATAAAGATAACCACAACAATATGCACGCATTAGATACAGCTAAAGACCCTGTATGTGGTATGTATGTTAGTAAGAGTAACTCAATAAGAAAAACTATTAATGGCCACACATATTATTTTTGTAGTAGGGAATGTGAAGAAAAATTTAGCGAAAAGAAATTATTTAACAATGTTAAATAG
- a CDS encoding nitrogen regulation protein NR(II): MKRFSKKEIIDIIFISISIVIITMLHYSIIPARWDIHDFHRRLFYIPIIISSFKFRLKGGLFTSIIVSILYGTPLIFPEILSLQKINMSILNHFLEIVMFIFIGTVTGFLVEADFKKKKILEMQIRKLTDLENFTQNILDSITNVLIAVDKDLKIQLINKEGKKLLGLDETCIGKGLDILFVEYDKIEKTLKDVLTFNKKVNIVTKCNSKDKTNIYVKLFAYPLHNILNRIEGVVIVLEDISQIRKLENQVRRAEKLSAVGQLASGIAHEIRNPLGIIKTISQTVVKDIENAEIKEGLEIIVHEVDRANMVIKGLLDFAKPNVNQIKTQSIDKLIKEVIMLTKKYAQQHGVKIIYTSKVDIKILIDAEKIKQAFINIIFNSVQAMPEGGCLNISLNIKDNWVKVSFEDNGTGIQRNELEKIFEPFYTTKDTGTGLGLSITHRIIDEHGGYIEVSSKPGIGTKFDIFLPTKL; this comes from the coding sequence ATGAAGAGATTTAGTAAAAAAGAGATAATAGACATTATTTTTATTAGTATAAGTATTGTGATTATAACAATGCTTCATTATTCAATTATACCAGCTAGATGGGATATACACGATTTCCACAGGAGATTATTTTATATTCCCATAATAATTTCTTCATTTAAATTCAGATTAAAGGGAGGGCTATTTACATCAATAATAGTTTCTATCTTATATGGTACACCTTTAATCTTTCCAGAGATATTATCATTACAGAAAATAAATATGTCTATTTTAAATCATTTTTTAGAAATAGTTATGTTTATTTTTATAGGTACGGTTACTGGATTTTTAGTTGAAGCAGATTTCAAAAAGAAAAAGATATTAGAGATGCAGATTAGAAAATTGACCGATCTTGAAAATTTTACTCAAAATATATTAGATAGTATAACTAATGTTCTTATAGCAGTTGATAAAGATTTAAAAATACAATTGATAAATAAAGAAGGAAAAAAATTATTAGGTTTAGATGAAACATGCATAGGTAAGGGATTAGATATTTTATTTGTAGAGTATGATAAGATTGAAAAAACTTTAAAAGATGTACTGACTTTTAATAAAAAAGTGAATATTGTTACTAAATGTAATTCAAAAGATAAAACTAATATTTATGTAAAATTATTTGCTTATCCATTGCATAATATCCTAAATAGAATAGAAGGAGTAGTTATTGTACTTGAGGATATTTCGCAGATAAGGAAATTAGAAAATCAAGTGAGGAGAGCAGAAAAACTATCAGCAGTTGGACAGCTTGCATCTGGGATTGCTCATGAAATAAGGAATCCATTAGGAATTATAAAGACTATATCTCAGACTGTAGTTAAAGATATAGAAAATGCTGAAATAAAAGAGGGTCTCGAAATTATAGTTCATGAAGTAGATAGAGCTAATATGGTAATTAAAGGCTTGTTGGATTTTGCTAAGCCTAATGTAAATCAGATAAAAACTCAAAGTATAGATAAACTTATAAAAGAAGTAATCATGCTTACTAAAAAGTATGCTCAACAACATGGTGTTAAAATTATCTATACATCTAAAGTAGATATAAAGATATTAATAGATGCAGAAAAAATAAAACAAGCTTTTATAAATATTATATTCAATTCTGTACAAGCAATGCCTGAAGGAGGTTGTTTAAACATAAGTTTAAATATAAAAGATAATTGGGTTAAGGTATCATTTGAAGATAACGGGACAGGTATACAGAGAAATGAACTGGAAAAAATATTTGAACCGTTTTATACAACTAAAGATACTGGAACTGGACTTGGATTATCTATAACTCATAGAATTATTGATGAACATGGTGGATATATTGAAGTTTCTAGCAAACCAGGAATTGGTACAAAATTTGATATTTTTTTACCAACTAAATTATAA
- the hcp gene encoding hydroxylamine reductase, whose amino-acid sequence MDRQMFCFQCEQTVGGKGCVKIGVCGKDPEVAALQDLLVYLLKGIGYYGQKALEKGKKIDEETNKFVMDAMFATLTNVNFDAERFVEYIKKADEVKENLKELAGDIEGSIPEAASYKVPSTKEEMINDAKKVGVMADENLDQDIRSLRELLIYGLKGMAAYAHHAYVLGKTDETVNNFFYKGLAATLDNNLTIDDLFNLNMELGQVNFKCMELLDSANTGAYGNPEPTEVLITKKKGPFIIVSGHDLKDLKELLEQTEGKGINIYTHGEMLPAHAYPELKKYPHLVGNYGGAWQDQQKEFDNIPGAILMTTNCLQKPRDSYKDRIFTTSIVGWPDVAHIEEVNGKKDFTPLIEKALELGGWQEDEEEKKILVGFGHNTVLSLSDKIIEAVKKGDIKHFFLIGGCDGARPGRNYYTEFAEKTPKDTIILTLACGKYRFNKKDFGTIGEFPRLLDVGQCNDAYSAIKIAVALAEAFECDVNELPLSIILSWYEQKAVCILLTLLSLNIKNIYLGPTLPAFVSPNVLQVLVDKFNIKPTSNVEADMKEILG is encoded by the coding sequence GTGGATAGACAAATGTTCTGTTTTCAATGCGAACAAACAGTAGGTGGAAAAGGCTGTGTTAAAATAGGTGTTTGTGGTAAAGACCCAGAAGTTGCAGCCTTACAAGACTTACTTGTTTATTTATTAAAAGGAATAGGTTATTATGGACAGAAAGCATTAGAAAAAGGTAAGAAAATTGATGAAGAAACTAACAAGTTTGTTATGGATGCAATGTTTGCTACTTTAACTAATGTTAACTTCGATGCTGAAAGATTCGTTGAATATATTAAAAAAGCTGATGAAGTAAAAGAAAATCTTAAAGAATTGGCTGGAGATATTGAAGGATCTATCCCAGAAGCTGCAAGTTACAAAGTACCTTCAACAAAAGAAGAAATGATAAATGATGCAAAGAAAGTTGGAGTAATGGCTGACGAAAATTTAGATCAAGACATTCGATCACTTAGAGAATTACTTATCTACGGTTTAAAAGGAATGGCTGCTTACGCACATCATGCTTATGTTTTAGGTAAAACTGATGAAACTGTAAATAATTTCTTCTACAAAGGACTAGCAGCTACTTTAGATAATAATTTGACTATAGACGATTTATTTAATCTAAATATGGAATTAGGTCAAGTTAACTTTAAATGTATGGAATTATTAGATAGCGCTAATACTGGTGCTTATGGCAACCCTGAACCAACTGAGGTATTAATAACTAAGAAAAAAGGACCTTTTATAATAGTTTCTGGCCACGACTTAAAAGATTTAAAAGAACTTCTTGAACAAACAGAAGGCAAAGGTATAAATATTTATACTCACGGAGAAATGTTACCAGCTCATGCATATCCTGAACTTAAAAAATATCCACATTTAGTCGGTAACTACGGTGGCGCATGGCAAGATCAACAAAAAGAATTCGACAATATACCTGGTGCAATATTAATGACAACAAACTGTTTACAAAAACCTAGGGATAGCTATAAAGATAGAATATTTACTACTAGCATAGTAGGTTGGCCTGATGTAGCTCATATAGAAGAGGTAAATGGTAAAAAAGATTTTACACCTTTAATAGAAAAAGCTTTAGAACTTGGAGGTTGGCAAGAAGACGAAGAAGAAAAGAAAATTTTAGTAGGATTCGGTCATAATACAGTATTAAGTCTATCCGACAAAATTATTGAAGCTGTGAAAAAAGGTGATATTAAACACTTCTTCTTAATAGGTGGATGTGATGGTGCTAGACCAGGAAGAAATTATTATACTGAATTTGCAGAAAAAACACCAAAGGATACAATAATTTTAACATTAGCTTGTGGAAAATATAGATTCAATAAAAAAGATTTTGGTACAATTGGAGAATTCCCAAGATTATTAGATGTTGGTCAATGTAATGATGCTTATTCAGCTATAAAAATTGCAGTTGCTCTTGCAGAAGCTTTTGAATGTGATGTAAACGAACTACCTCTATCAATAATACTATCATGGTATGAACAAAAAGCGGTATGTATCCTTCTTACATTATTATCATTAAATATCAAAAATATCTATCTTGGACCAACTTTACCAGCTTTCGTTTCACCAAACGTATTGCAAGTATTAGTTGATAAATTCAATATAAAACCTACTTCAAATGTAGAAGCTGATATGAAAGAAATATTAGGCTAA